In the genome of Bradyrhizobium sp. CB3481, the window CCAGAACAGCGAGGTCAGGCTCAGCAAGAGATAAGGCTGGTTGGTCAGCCACCGGACCGGTTGGAAGGCAGGCGGCGCTGGTGCGGGCTTGGTCATGTCGCGGAGCGGAATAGGGCCGGATTTTCCGCCACGCGACAAGTCCTGTGGGCGCAATGCTACAATGCTCTGTGCATTGCGCTTTGGCCAGTGAGCAGCGCTGTAGCGGCACCCCTCACTGTCATACTCCGCGAAAGCGGGGTATCCAGTACGCCGCGGCTTCTCGATCGACCGCGAACGTCTCTGGAATACTGGATCACCCGCTCCAGGGCGCAATTGCGCACAAGGCGGGTGACGACAGTCTTCGTGTGGATGGATGATGGACAAGCACTCCCATCTCGCCGATGCGGCAGGAGCAATCATGGGCGTCGATCTCTTGAACGTACGAGGCCTTGCGGGGCTGGACCAGCACGCCCCTGTAGTCATGCTGAACCTGATGCGGTTCCGCGAGCGTTCGCTCGATGGCGATGGCTCAGGCTGGGACGCCTACCTGCGCTACAGCGCGCTCACCGTGCCGATGATCAAGGCGCGCGGCGGCACGTTGCTGTGGACTGGCGACGCCAAGACGGTCGCGCTCGGACGCGA includes:
- a CDS encoding DUF1330 domain-containing protein, whose amino-acid sequence is MGVDLLNVRGLAGLDQHAPVVMLNLMRFRERSLDGDGSGWDAYLRYSALTVPMIKARGGTLLWTGDAKTVALGREAGNTWDYLALVYYPTVAAFIDMMTSADYESRCDPHRTNGCAEHVIIVTREAYSKFKIM